A portion of the Cellulophaga algicola DSM 14237 genome contains these proteins:
- the thiD gene encoding bifunctional hydroxymethylpyrimidine kinase/phosphomethylpyrimidine kinase — MTVKKIKTVLAIAGSDSGAGAGIQADLKTISACGAYGTSAITALTAQNTLGVFDIHPIPTLHLKKQIEAILDDIGTDAVKIGMLHNSNTIQTVAHCLKKYHVQNIVIDPVMVASSGDSLLHTDAITSLKKELFPLARLITPNIPECELLLDKKITKKSDLKELAQELGKRYHTSILLKAGHLNLEILTDVLYNIENDSLVELASKKVDSKNTHGTGCTLSSAIAAFLAHGNSLEDAVKKGKKYLEHAIIKSAGHTLGKGHGPLHHFYEFW, encoded by the coding sequence TTGGCTATTGCTGGTAGCGACTCTGGAGCTGGAGCAGGCATACAAGCAGATTTAAAAACAATTAGTGCTTGTGGTGCTTATGGCACCTCTGCAATTACGGCACTCACTGCACAAAACACTCTTGGTGTTTTTGATATTCACCCAATTCCCACATTACATCTAAAAAAACAAATTGAAGCTATCCTTGATGATATTGGAACGGATGCTGTTAAAATCGGGATGCTTCACAATAGTAATACAATACAAACTGTAGCACACTGTTTAAAAAAATACCACGTACAAAATATTGTTATAGACCCCGTAATGGTTGCAAGCTCTGGAGATTCTTTATTACATACTGATGCAATTACTAGTCTAAAAAAAGAGCTCTTTCCTTTAGCTCGATTAATTACCCCAAATATTCCCGAATGCGAGTTACTACTCGATAAAAAAATAACTAAAAAATCAGATTTAAAAGAATTAGCTCAAGAACTTGGCAAACGCTACCATACCTCAATTTTATTAAAAGCCGGCCATTTAAACTTAGAGATATTAACAGATGTGCTTTATAACATTGAAAATGACAGCCTAGTAGAATTAGCCTCAAAAAAAGTAGATTCTAAAAACACCCATGGCACTGGTTGCACACTTTCATCTGCGATTGCTGCTTTTTTAGCACATGGAAATTCATTAGAAGACGCCGTAAAAAAAGGTAAAAAATATTTAGAACATGCTATTATAAAAAGTGCGGGCCACACCCTTGGAAAAGGTCATGGCCCGCTACATCATTTTTATGAATTCTGGTAG
- a CDS encoding SulP family inorganic anion transporter: MNFIKKLTSNPKNDFFAGVTVSLAMIPEVVAFAFVANIDPLVALSGAFIIGLITAIFGGRPGLISGAAGAVAVIFVNLIKEGQVRGLEFDIPVENMGYYYLLAAVILMGLIQIFAGVLKLGRFVRLIPHSVMMGFVNGLAIVIFMAQVKMFSHKVPNTDPDAVEKYMSVFMYGPELYLMIGLVLFTMAIIHFLPKLTKKIPAALTAILITTFGAILLDLDVTTVGSYIREGGGEGLSGEFPTPNKELWQFLPFNLDTLMFILPYAFLAASVGLIESLMTLNLVDELTDSRGRGNKECVAQGVGNITSGLLGGTGGCGMIGQTVININANGRGRLSGIVMAVTLLSFILFADTYIEQVPIAALIGVMFMMVIETFAWSSFRILKKIPKSDAFVLIAVSAITVFFDLAIAVFIGVIISALAFSWENAKRIRARKSTDDNGIKTYEIFGPLFFGSTTGFTEKFDVANDPEEVVIDFKDSRIADMSGIEAISKLSERYKNAGKKLHLKHLSKDCIKLLAIADDIVDVNVLEDPKYKVVADGFNYDDE; this comes from the coding sequence ATGAATTTTATCAAAAAACTTACTTCAAATCCTAAAAATGATTTTTTCGCAGGAGTTACTGTATCTCTAGCGATGATTCCAGAAGTAGTTGCTTTTGCTTTTGTGGCAAACATAGACCCTTTAGTAGCTTTGTCAGGGGCATTTATTATTGGTTTAATTACGGCAATATTTGGTGGTAGACCTGGTTTAATTTCAGGAGCTGCGGGTGCGGTAGCTGTAATTTTTGTAAACTTAATTAAAGAAGGGCAAGTAAGAGGATTAGAGTTTGATATTCCTGTTGAAAACATGGGCTACTATTATTTATTAGCTGCAGTTATTTTAATGGGATTGATACAAATATTTGCAGGCGTTTTAAAATTAGGGCGCTTTGTCCGTTTAATTCCTCATTCTGTAATGATGGGATTTGTAAACGGTTTAGCTATCGTAATTTTTATGGCACAAGTTAAAATGTTTAGTCATAAAGTGCCCAATACAGATCCTGATGCTGTAGAGAAATATATGAGTGTTTTTATGTATGGTCCTGAATTATATCTAATGATTGGTTTGGTTCTTTTTACGATGGCTATCATTCATTTTTTACCCAAGTTAACTAAAAAGATTCCTGCAGCTTTAACGGCTATATTGATAACCACATTTGGTGCCATACTTTTAGATTTGGATGTAACTACAGTAGGTTCTTATATTAGAGAAGGTGGCGGAGAAGGTTTGAGTGGTGAGTTTCCAACCCCAAATAAAGAACTGTGGCAATTTTTGCCTTTCAATTTAGATACCTTAATGTTTATTCTGCCTTATGCTTTCTTAGCAGCCAGTGTTGGTTTGATTGAAAGTTTAATGACCTTAAATTTGGTCGATGAATTAACAGATAGTCGCGGTAGAGGTAATAAAGAGTGTGTTGCACAAGGTGTGGGTAACATTACTAGTGGTTTATTAGGAGGTACTGGAGGCTGTGGTATGATAGGCCAAACGGTAATTAATATTAATGCAAATGGAAGAGGAAGATTGTCTGGGATTGTAATGGCAGTGACCCTACTTTCTTTTATTTTATTTGCAGACACCTATATTGAACAAGTTCCAATAGCAGCTTTGATAGGAGTAATGTTCATGATGGTTATAGAAACTTTTGCTTGGTCTAGTTTTAGAATCTTGAAGAAGATTCCTAAATCAGATGCTTTTGTTTTAATTGCAGTATCTGCCATAACTGTATTTTTTGATTTAGCAATAGCCGTATTCATTGGTGTTATTATATCTGCCCTTGCTTTCTCTTGGGAAAATGCAAAGCGAATTCGTGCTAGAAAAAGTACAGATGATAATGGTATAAAAACCTATGAAATATTTGGTCCGTTGTTCTTTGGATCCACCACTGGGTTTACCGAAAAATTTGATGTAGCTAATGACCCTGAAGAGGTGGTTATAGATTTTAAAGACAGTCGTATTGCAGATATGTCTGGTATTGAAGCTATCAGTAAGCTATCAGAACGTTATAAAAATGCTGGCAAGAAATTACACTTAAAACATTTGAGTAAGGATTGCATTAAATTGTTAGCTATAGCAGATGATATTGTAGATGTGAATGTTTTAGAAGATCCTAAATATAAAGTAGTTGCAGATGGTTTTAATTATGATGATGAATAA
- the pbpC gene encoding penicillin-binding protein 1C, with amino-acid sequence MKERVITVLKKHPKKLLVLAVLLIAYYFCLPKVLFNTPTATVIESMQGELLGAKIADDGQWRFPVVDSVPFKFETCLLNFEDAYFYRHPGFNPISMFKAIGANIVAGKTVRGGSTITQQVIRLSRENKGRSYAEKFIELILATRLELGYSKEEILNLYASHAPFGGNVVGLEVASWRYFGLLPYQLSWAEAATLAVLPNAPSLIYPGKNQSKLLVKRNRLLLKLQDEGIIDDTTYELALLEDLPQKPYALPNYASHFVQYVAKSKKGERVKSSIDQELQKNVNAIVKKQYNSLKQNLVYNAAVLVLDVKTRKVLAYVGNAPTDKYHEKDVDMVQANRSTGSVLKPLLYTAMLDAGELLPDMLVPDVPTQIAGYAPENFNESYSGAIEAKKALARSLNIPAVRLLQSYGLEKFRDQLDVFKLGGLNKSANHYGLTLILGGAESNLWDLCKSYANLASTVNHFNKSSSEYFKKEFVAPTYLQKSTIDFGAKSQDKTVFDAGSIYLTFEAMKEVNRPEGSESWEFYDSSKEIAWKTGTSFGNKDAWAIGTTADYVVGVWVGNADGEGRPNVTGVSSAAPILFDVFDVLPKSIWFAKPLDEFVTVEVCANSGYLATEICPRITIDIPKKQNYVHACGYHKIIHLDQNRQFRINSSCEDLSNTITEPWFILPPLMEFYYKRTHPSYKSLPTFRDDCISVLTPTMEFIYPKNRSRIILAKNFEGKMNELILKLAHTKPESKVFWYLDSTFIKETKDFHEAAILPDEGDHTISVVDELGNEASIIITIQ; translated from the coding sequence TTGAAAGAAAGAGTTATAACGGTTTTAAAAAAGCACCCTAAAAAACTGTTAGTCTTAGCAGTGCTTTTAATTGCCTATTATTTTTGTTTACCTAAAGTGTTATTTAATACGCCTACAGCTACTGTAATTGAGAGTATGCAAGGAGAATTATTAGGCGCTAAAATTGCGGATGACGGTCAATGGCGTTTTCCTGTAGTAGATAGTGTTCCTTTTAAGTTTGAAACCTGTTTGTTAAATTTTGAAGATGCCTATTTTTACAGGCACCCTGGTTTTAATCCCATTTCAATGTTTAAGGCTATCGGCGCAAACATTGTTGCAGGAAAAACGGTACGCGGAGGAAGTACAATTACGCAACAAGTAATACGCTTATCTAGAGAAAATAAGGGTAGGTCTTACGCTGAAAAGTTTATAGAACTAATTTTAGCTACGCGGTTGGAGTTAGGATATTCTAAAGAAGAAATTTTAAATCTTTATGCAAGCCATGCCCCTTTTGGAGGAAATGTTGTTGGGTTAGAAGTAGCATCATGGCGCTACTTTGGCTTATTACCTTACCAATTATCATGGGCGGAAGCTGCTACTTTGGCTGTATTACCCAATGCTCCAAGTTTAATTTACCCGGGAAAAAATCAATCTAAATTATTAGTAAAAAGAAACAGATTACTTCTAAAATTGCAGGACGAAGGCATAATTGATGATACTACTTACGAGCTAGCATTATTAGAAGATTTGCCGCAAAAACCATACGCGTTACCTAATTATGCCTCACATTTTGTGCAGTATGTAGCAAAATCAAAAAAAGGGGAACGTGTTAAAAGTAGTATCGATCAAGAGTTACAGAAAAATGTAAATGCAATTGTAAAAAAACAATACAATAGCCTGAAGCAAAATTTGGTATACAATGCAGCTGTTTTGGTGCTTGATGTAAAAACAAGAAAAGTATTGGCGTATGTGGGTAATGCGCCTACTGATAAATACCATGAAAAGGATGTAGATATGGTACAGGCGAATAGAAGTACGGGGAGTGTTTTAAAACCCCTGCTTTATACTGCAATGCTTGATGCTGGAGAGTTGTTGCCAGATATGCTCGTACCAGATGTACCCACACAAATTGCTGGGTATGCTCCAGAAAATTTTAATGAGTCGTATAGTGGAGCTATTGAAGCAAAAAAAGCATTAGCTAGATCATTAAATATTCCTGCCGTCCGATTATTGCAATCTTATGGCTTGGAGAAATTTAGGGATCAATTAGATGTTTTTAAATTAGGCGGATTGAATAAATCTGCAAACCATTATGGTCTGACCTTAATTTTAGGAGGCGCAGAGAGTAATTTATGGGACCTATGTAAAAGCTATGCAAATTTGGCATCTACCGTAAATCATTTTAATAAAAGTTCAAGTGAATATTTTAAGAAGGAATTTGTAGCACCTACCTACCTTCAAAAAAGCACCATAGATTTTGGAGCCAAATCCCAAGATAAAACTGTTTTTGATGCGGGGAGTATCTACTTAACGTTTGAGGCCATGAAAGAGGTAAATCGTCCGGAGGGGAGCGAGTCTTGGGAGTTTTATGACTCTAGTAAAGAAATTGCATGGAAAACAGGAACTAGTTTTGGAAACAAAGATGCATGGGCAATTGGTACTACGGCAGACTATGTGGTGGGGGTTTGGGTAGGTAATGCGGATGGAGAGGGTAGGCCTAATGTTACTGGTGTGTCTAGCGCGGCACCTATTTTATTTGATGTTTTTGATGTATTGCCCAAATCTATTTGGTTTGCTAAACCATTAGATGAATTTGTAACTGTTGAGGTGTGTGCAAATAGTGGTTATTTGGCTACAGAGATTTGCCCTAGAATAACAATTGATATTCCTAAAAAACAGAACTATGTGCACGCTTGTGGCTATCATAAAATAATACATCTAGATCAAAACAGGCAGTTTAGAATTAATTCGTCTTGTGAAGATTTATCTAATACAATAACAGAGCCTTGGTTTATTTTACCTCCTTTGATGGAGTTTTATTATAAACGAACCCATCCATCCTATAAATCATTACCGACTTTTAGGGACGATTGTATTAGTGTTTTGACACCAACAATGGAGTTTATTTATCCAAAAAATAGAAGCCGTATTATTTTAGCGAAGAATTTTGAAGGAAAAATGAATGAACTAATTCTAAAATTGGCGCATACTAAGCCAGAATCAAAAGTGTTCTGGTATTTAGACAGTACCTTTATTAAGGAAACTAAAGATTTTCATGAAGCAGCTATTCTGCCAGATGAAGGTGATCATACTATTTCAGTAGTTGATGAGCTGGGGAATGAGGCCAGTATCATAATCACCATACAATAG
- a CDS encoding NAD(P)H-dependent glycerol-3-phosphate dehydrogenase, producing MNRDLKFAVLGGGSWATAIVKMLTENVDSLQWFMRNTDAIEHIKTHGHNPNYLSSVAFDINQLQLTNDINTAVTNADIIIFVIPSAFLESELANLTVSLKGKTLFSAIKGIVPETGLIVGEHLHEKYAIPYESIGVITGPCHAEEVALERLSYLTIACGDKSKAEIVAEHLSSDYIKTKISDDIIGTEYAAMLKNIYAIAAGIAHGLGYGDNFQSVLMSNAIREMKRYIKRVHSMKRNINNSAYLGDLLVTGYSVFSRNRMFGNMIGKGYTVKSAMMEMKMVAEGYYATKSAYKLNNDRKKKSNTPILDAVYQVLYNDKNAKKVFKELTDKLD from the coding sequence ATGAATAGAGATTTAAAATTTGCCGTTTTAGGTGGTGGTAGTTGGGCAACCGCAATTGTAAAAATGCTTACAGAAAATGTAGATAGCCTTCAATGGTTTATGCGTAATACTGATGCCATTGAACATATTAAAACACACGGTCATAATCCTAATTATTTAAGTTCAGTAGCGTTTGATATAAACCAACTACAATTGACCAATGACATTAATACCGCTGTTACCAACGCTGATATTATCATCTTTGTAATTCCTTCTGCTTTTCTTGAATCAGAATTAGCAAACCTTACGGTATCATTGAAAGGAAAAACGCTATTTTCTGCAATAAAAGGTATAGTTCCTGAAACAGGATTAATTGTAGGAGAACATCTGCATGAAAAATATGCTATCCCTTATGAGAGCATTGGAGTAATTACAGGTCCTTGCCACGCGGAAGAAGTTGCGCTAGAGCGTTTATCTTATTTGACTATTGCTTGCGGCGATAAAAGTAAGGCTGAAATCGTTGCAGAACACTTGAGCAGTGACTATATAAAGACAAAAATATCGGATGATATTATCGGTACAGAATATGCTGCAATGTTGAAGAACATTTATGCTATTGCTGCTGGAATTGCGCATGGCCTAGGCTATGGTGATAATTTCCAGAGCGTACTTATGAGTAATGCTATTCGGGAAATGAAACGCTATATAAAAAGAGTCCACAGTATGAAACGGAATATTAATAACTCGGCCTATTTAGGCGATTTATTAGTAACTGGCTACTCTGTTTTTAGTCGAAACCGAATGTTCGGAAACATGATAGGAAAAGGCTATACCGTAAAAAGTGCCATGATGGAAATGAAAATGGTTGCCGAAGGGTATTACGCAACTAAAAGTGCTTATAAACTAAATAATGACCGGAAAAAGAAATCTAACACACCAATTTTAGATGCCGTCTATCAAGTGCTTTATAATGATAAGAATGCTAAGAAAGTATTTAAGGAATTAACTGATAAATTAGATTAA
- a CDS encoding antibiotic biosynthesis monooxygenase family protein: protein MEKPYYAVIFTSTRTEGDKGYAEMANEMEALAKKEPGFIGIEAAREDVGITVSYWENLAAIATWKKNLDHDLAQKKGQKEWYSWYKVRICLVEREYEFNTSTP from the coding sequence ATGGAAAAGCCCTATTATGCAGTGATTTTTACTTCTACAAGAACAGAGGGGGATAAAGGATATGCAGAAATGGCGAATGAAATGGAAGCTCTTGCAAAAAAAGAACCAGGTTTTATAGGAATAGAGGCAGCAAGGGAGGACGTGGGTATTACCGTAAGCTACTGGGAAAACTTAGCCGCTATTGCTACTTGGAAAAAAAATTTAGATCATGACCTTGCTCAAAAGAAGGGGCAAAAAGAATGGTATTCTTGGTATAAGGTACGCATTTGTTTGGTTGAAAGAGAATACGAATTCAATACCAGTACTCCTTGA
- a CDS encoding CvpA family protein: MNFLDIVFGLILLWGFYIGFKNGLFVEIASIIALIAGIYGTIHFSHLTGAYLAENMNWNEQYMNIASFVITFILIVVLIHLSAKLLTKIADFAMLGLLNKIAGGIFGALKVAIIIGALVLFFESVNQTSNLINEDTKKESKLYEPIKEIGALIFSRILKIEPSEI; this comes from the coding sequence ATGAATTTTTTAGATATAGTTTTTGGTTTAATTCTTCTTTGGGGGTTTTACATAGGGTTTAAAAATGGATTGTTTGTTGAAATAGCGTCCATTATAGCACTTATTGCTGGTATTTATGGCACTATTCATTTCTCACACTTAACTGGCGCATATTTAGCCGAAAATATGAACTGGAATGAGCAGTATATGAATATAGCTTCATTTGTAATTACCTTTATTTTAATTGTTGTTTTAATACACTTATCTGCCAAATTACTAACTAAGATTGCAGATTTTGCTATGCTGGGACTTTTAAACAAAATAGCAGGAGGTATTTTTGGAGCCCTAAAAGTTGCTATCATCATAGGAGCATTAGTCCTATTTTTCGAATCGGTCAATCAGACTTCCAATCTAATCAATGAAGACACTAAAAAAGAGTCTAAATTATATGAGCCAATAAAAGAGATTGGAGCTTTAATATTTAGCAGGATACTTAAAATAGAACCCTCTGAAATTTAG